One Aureibacillus halotolerans DNA segment encodes these proteins:
- a CDS encoding aminoglycoside 6-adenylyltransferase: protein MRTDQDVLAKIIEVAQKDDLIRAAFMNGSRVNPLAPKDRFQDFDIVYIVTSIDPFKKDHSWINAFGERVIVQVPDEMDLYLYPGEASQNRFAYLMQFSDGHRIDLTLFNQEVAAEAYYADSLRQVLIDKDAIFHEDEQHTSNDANYHVKRPDEHLFYACCNEFFWVSTYVAKGLCRDELPIAKTMMEGPVRSMLIQMLSWKIGIAHDFKVNVGKDGRWLKRFLAKDEWEAYAITYPNGDQWAMWEALEAMCRLFRDVGMNVAHELNYDYPLEEDKRVVSYLRGMRQN, encoded by the coding sequence GTGAGAACAGATCAAGACGTACTTGCAAAGATTATAGAGGTCGCTCAAAAAGATGACCTTATTCGAGCTGCTTTTATGAACGGCTCACGTGTGAATCCATTAGCACCAAAGGATCGGTTCCAGGACTTTGATATCGTATATATCGTTACGTCCATTGATCCATTCAAAAAGGATCATTCTTGGATTAATGCATTTGGTGAACGTGTAATTGTTCAAGTGCCCGATGAGATGGATCTGTACTTGTATCCAGGAGAAGCTTCGCAAAATCGCTTTGCTTATTTAATGCAGTTTTCGGATGGCCATCGCATTGATTTGACGCTATTTAACCAAGAAGTGGCTGCTGAAGCGTATTATGCGGACAGTCTACGACAAGTGTTGATTGACAAGGATGCGATCTTTCATGAAGATGAACAACACACATCAAATGATGCAAATTATCATGTGAAACGTCCAGATGAGCACCTTTTTTATGCTTGCTGCAATGAGTTTTTTTGGGTATCAACATACGTGGCGAAAGGCTTGTGTCGTGATGAACTTCCCATTGCTAAAACAATGATGGAGGGGCCTGTTCGGTCAATGCTTATCCAAATGCTCTCTTGGAAGATAGGTATCGCTCATGATTTTAAGGTCAATGTCGGCAAGGACGGACGGTGGCTGAAGCGTTTTCTCGCGAAGGATGAATGGGAAGCCTATGCAATCACTTATCCAAATGGTGATCAGTGGGCCATGTGGGAGGCTTTAGAAGCTATGTGTCGACTTTTCCGCGATGTCGGTATGAACGTGGCGCATGAGTTGAATTATGACTATCCGTTGGAAGAAGATAAACGTGTGGTCTCTTATTTGAGAGGTATGAGACAGAATTAA
- a CDS encoding cation:proton antiporter: protein MDHLIFEVGTALVIVAFAAWVANKLNFTIIPFLIIFGMAVGPHMPQLGIFDLTFGHSADFITSLGRIGVLFLLFYLGLEFSIGKLIKSGKAIAIGGSIYILINFGLGLLYGYLAGFSFLEILIVAGIITISSSAIVAKVLVDLKRTANPETELILGIIMFEDIFLAVYLSVISGMILGEAASLTSMLLSTGKALGYMLLFFIIARKATPFLNRVFDIKSNEIFIIVIFATLFFVAGFSETIHVAEAIGALLLGLVFSETKHRDRIEHLVVPFRDFFGAIFFFSFGLSIDPLTLGDAAWLAIGAVIVTIIGNFTAGMIAGRRGGLSHKGSTRIGLTIVSRGEFSIILANLAIAGGLSAMIQPFAALYVLILAILGPLLTKNSGAVFNVLNKVFRWQERAAKKESSQSN from the coding sequence ATGGATCATCTCATATTTGAAGTCGGTACTGCTCTCGTTATAGTTGCATTTGCCGCATGGGTCGCTAACAAATTAAATTTCACCATCATACCTTTCCTCATTATCTTTGGTATGGCTGTAGGGCCACATATGCCACAGCTAGGCATTTTTGACCTGACGTTTGGTCATAGTGCGGATTTTATTACCTCTTTAGGACGTATTGGGGTCTTGTTTCTCCTATTTTACCTTGGCCTTGAATTTTCGATTGGGAAACTAATCAAGTCGGGAAAGGCAATAGCGATAGGCGGTTCCATTTACATCTTAATTAACTTTGGTCTAGGGTTGCTTTATGGATATCTTGCGGGGTTTTCTTTTCTGGAGATTCTTATTGTTGCTGGGATCATTACGATATCTTCTAGCGCAATTGTTGCGAAGGTACTTGTTGATCTCAAGCGGACTGCCAACCCTGAAACTGAACTGATTCTAGGCATTATTATGTTTGAAGATATCTTCCTGGCAGTTTATTTGTCTGTCATCTCCGGTATGATTCTCGGAGAGGCTGCGTCATTGACCAGTATGCTACTCTCAACAGGAAAAGCACTTGGCTACATGCTTCTGTTTTTCATCATAGCTAGAAAAGCGACGCCTTTTCTTAATCGTGTCTTTGACATTAAATCGAATGAGATCTTTATTATTGTTATCTTTGCCACATTGTTTTTTGTCGCTGGTTTTTCGGAAACAATTCACGTGGCTGAAGCCATTGGTGCCTTACTCTTAGGTCTTGTCTTCTCAGAAACAAAACACCGTGATCGAATTGAACATCTTGTCGTCCCTTTTAGGGATTTCTTTGGCGCAATATTCTTCTTTAGTTTTGGCTTAAGCATTGATCCATTAACGCTTGGCGATGCTGCTTGGCTTGCAATAGGGGCAGTTATTGTAACGATAATAGGAAACTTCACGGCGGGTATGATTGCAGGTAGACGCGGTGGTCTTTCACACAAAGGATCAACACGTATCGGACTTACAATTGTTTCACGCGGCGAGTTCTCGATCATTCTAGCCAATTTGGCGATTGCAGGTGGACTTTCCGCCATGATTCAGCCATTTGCTGCCTTGTACGTGCTCATTTTGGCAATTCTTGGCCCATTGTTAACGAAAAACTCTGGAGCGGTATTTAATGTGTTGAATAAGGTATTCCGCTGGCAGGAAAGAGCAGCTAAAAAAGAAAGTAGTCAATCGAATTAG
- a CDS encoding ArsR/SmtB family transcription factor codes for MEDRLSVTNECESSCDGTETDLQDVRRRMMPMDSAAHMADWFKAFSDPTRLRIIDALLQKELCVHDLTVLLDMGQSAVSHQLRSLRNMRIVKRRKEGKTVYYSLDDRHIEEIFLQTLQHISHD; via the coding sequence ATGGAAGATCGACTTTCCGTAACCAATGAGTGTGAATCTTCATGCGATGGTACTGAAACAGATTTACAAGATGTACGTCGTAGAATGATGCCGATGGATTCTGCCGCTCATATGGCCGATTGGTTTAAAGCGTTTAGTGACCCAACGAGATTACGAATTATAGATGCCCTTCTGCAAAAGGAGCTTTGTGTGCATGACCTAACCGTCCTTTTAGATATGGGCCAATCCGCTGTCTCACATCAGCTTCGCTCTTTACGGAATATGCGCATTGTAAAGCGCAGAAAAGAAGGAAAAACCGTATACTACTCGTTAGATGACCGACACATTGAAGAGATTTTTTTGCAAACACTGCAGCACATCTCTCATGATTAA
- a CDS encoding GNAT family N-acetyltransferase: MITQLNHTDVSTAKSILHVQKPAYDIEAKRIQFDGIPALQDTAETIQKSKECFLGYTDSTSGRLAGVLAYDRTAKGTDITRLVVHPDFFRGGIASALLAHLLQLKESGPMITVSTGAKNAPAVRLYEKHHFTRTGDAEVAPGFFITHLQKALKSV; this comes from the coding sequence ATGATTACTCAACTAAATCACACAGATGTAAGCACGGCTAAATCAATTCTTCATGTTCAGAAGCCAGCATATGACATTGAAGCAAAACGTATTCAGTTTGATGGCATCCCTGCATTGCAGGATACAGCGGAAACCATTCAAAAGAGCAAAGAGTGTTTTTTGGGGTATACAGATTCAACCTCTGGGCGGCTTGCCGGAGTGCTTGCTTATGATAGAACAGCGAAAGGCACAGACATCACACGGCTCGTTGTTCATCCAGATTTTTTTCGTGGCGGGATCGCCTCTGCTTTACTTGCACACCTTTTACAGCTCAAAGAATCCGGACCTATGATCACAGTGAGCACAGGAGCAAAAAATGCTCCTGCCGTCAGATTATATGAAAAGCATCATTTTACTCGCACGGGAGACGCCGAGGTAGCCCCTGGTTTTTTCATTACCCATTTGCAAAAGGCATTAAAAAGCGTCTAG